The proteins below are encoded in one region of Methanofollis aquaemaris:
- a CDS encoding YIP1 family protein: MSGDLPIKNFFTRPGCLFDQLRIKSLQEDLLFFFTVVLAASILSTLGTFLLYPDHEPAGLHLIGGMVFGAFGPLQSLITWVVILLSVSLVEHFFLLFVDEHQGFERTMKSAIYALLPTVLFWWTAVILKVPYAGLLLLLCFTLITYFGVRKFHEKSKDRAAFVSLATSAVLLILFSRWISVPGFGL; encoded by the coding sequence ATGTCAGGAGATCTGCCGATAAAAAATTTCTTCACCAGGCCCGGGTGCCTTTTCGATCAACTCCGGATAAAATCACTTCAGGAGGATCTCCTCTTCTTTTTCACCGTCGTTCTTGCGGCATCAATCCTTTCCACACTCGGGACTTTCCTGTTGTATCCGGATCACGAACCCGCTGGACTCCACCTTATCGGGGGCATGGTGTTCGGCGCATTCGGTCCACTCCAGAGTCTGATCACCTGGGTTGTCATACTCCTGAGCGTCAGTCTCGTCGAGCACTTTTTCCTGCTTTTTGTCGATGAACATCAGGGTTTTGAGAGGACCATGAAGTCGGCAATCTATGCTCTTTTACCAACCGTTCTTTTCTGGTGGACAGCGGTCATTCTGAAAGTCCCCTATGCAGGTCTGCTGCTTCTCCTCTGTTTCACCCTGATCACCTATTTCGGCGTACGAAAATTCCATGAAAAGTCAAAAGACCGCGCTGCATTTGTCTCTCTTGCAACCAGTGCAGTGCTCCTGATCCTCTTCTCAAGGTGGATCTCTGTTCCGGGGTTTGGATTGTGA
- the dapF gene encoding diaminopimelate epimerase, which yields MEITFTKLHGNGNDFILIDEMNGPVIPDEMKGPFAALYCDRRFGIGGDGVLFISPSTIADVKMRLFQPDESEAEMCGNGIRCLAKYTHDAGYARDTCTVETLAGVMPVEMGYDDEGEFWATIEMVDPAFERSTVPATGEGEYREEIGGFTVHAANTGVPHAVVFVDDLETVEIMAVAPPIRWHPTFPKGANVNFVQIDDEGSLRIRTFERGVEGETESCGTGATASAVVAHHLGLVGNEVRVETPGGPLVIGCGEKTTMTGPAATVFSGVIEG from the coding sequence ATGGAGATCACGTTCACCAAACTCCACGGCAATGGCAACGACTTCATTCTCATCGATGAGATGAACGGACCGGTCATCCCCGACGAGATGAAAGGGCCCTTCGCCGCCCTTTACTGCGACCGTCGCTTCGGGATCGGCGGCGACGGTGTCCTCTTCATCTCCCCCTCCACGATCGCAGACGTGAAGATGCGCCTCTTCCAGCCTGACGAGAGCGAGGCCGAGATGTGCGGGAACGGGATCCGGTGCCTGGCAAAGTACACCCACGACGCCGGGTACGCCCGGGACACCTGCACCGTCGAGACTCTCGCCGGCGTCATGCCGGTGGAGATGGGCTACGACGATGAAGGCGAGTTCTGGGCGACGATCGAGATGGTCGACCCGGCCTTCGAGCGCTCAACCGTCCCGGCGACCGGGGAGGGAGAGTACAGAGAAGAGATCGGCGGTTTCACCGTCCACGCCGCAAACACCGGTGTCCCCCACGCCGTGGTCTTCGTCGACGACCTCGAAACCGTCGAGATCATGGCCGTCGCACCTCCTATCCGCTGGCACCCCACCTTCCCGAAGGGCGCGAATGTCAACTTCGTGCAGATCGACGACGAGGGTTCGCTCAGGATCAGAACCTTCGAGCGGGGCGTCGAGGGCGAGACCGAGTCCTGCGGCACCGGGGCGACAGCGTCAGCCGTCGTCGCCCACCACCTCGGGCTCGTCGGCAACGAGGTCAGGGTCGAGACTCCCGGCGGTCCCCTCGTGATCGGGTGCGGCGAGAAGACCACGATGACCGGTCCTGCGGCAACGGTCTTCTCAGGCGTTATCGAAGGGTAA
- the larC gene encoding nickel pincer cofactor biosynthesis protein LarC, protein MRILLFDPFHGAAGDMTIGALLAVGADEVTVRRAMASVVVDPLFSRVKRCGISAVRVETRAGPAHRDLHQVLEIVEGADAPRAAVERAKRVFHRIAEAEESIHGEHAHFHEVGADDAIADVVGACTALETLAVDGVAVMPVALGSGKVMAAHGLIPVPAPATLAVMVASELETRFGVGDGELCTPTGAALMAEFASVRPADLGPARVVGVGYGAGTRDPEKTPNVLRAVLLELARPALADEVDVLETNVDDVTGEVLGHCMDLLFAAGARDVSVLPAVMKKGRAGHLVRVVCRPADVPALTGILARELGTLGVRCIPSVHRSVLERREVSVEAEVRGERRTVHVKVGYLGGTVSSVKAESDEVRAWASSLDVPVRTVARLVEAAAWKRLAGADE, encoded by the coding sequence ATGCGAATTCTTCTCTTTGACCCCTTCCACGGTGCGGCAGGCGACATGACCATCGGAGCGCTCCTTGCCGTCGGCGCAGACGAGGTGACTGTCAGGAGGGCGATGGCCTCGGTGGTGGTCGACCCGCTCTTTTCCCGTGTGAAGAGGTGCGGGATCTCGGCGGTGCGGGTGGAGACCCGGGCCGGTCCGGCCCACCGAGATCTCCATCAGGTGCTCGAGATCGTGGAGGGTGCCGACGCGCCGCGGGCGGCGGTCGAACGGGCGAAGAGGGTTTTTCACAGGATCGCAGAGGCCGAGGAGAGCATCCACGGCGAACACGCTCACTTCCATGAGGTCGGCGCCGACGATGCGATCGCCGATGTGGTCGGGGCATGCACGGCCCTGGAGACTCTCGCCGTCGACGGTGTTGCGGTGATGCCGGTCGCCCTCGGTTCGGGGAAGGTCATGGCGGCCCACGGGTTGATCCCGGTCCCGGCGCCGGCGACCCTCGCGGTCATGGTGGCGTCAGAACTTGAGACCAGGTTCGGGGTCGGAGACGGTGAACTCTGCACCCCGACGGGTGCGGCGCTCATGGCCGAGTTTGCAAGTGTCAGGCCCGCCGACCTCGGCCCGGCGAGGGTTGTGGGCGTCGGGTATGGTGCCGGGACGCGGGATCCCGAGAAGACGCCCAATGTGCTCAGGGCCGTCCTCCTTGAACTGGCAAGGCCGGCCCTCGCAGATGAGGTGGACGTGCTGGAGACCAACGTGGACGACGTGACCGGTGAAGTGCTCGGTCATTGCATGGACCTGCTCTTTGCGGCCGGTGCACGGGACGTCTCGGTGCTCCCGGCGGTGATGAAGAAGGGACGGGCCGGCCATCTGGTCAGGGTGGTCTGTCGTCCGGCCGATGTCCCGGCCCTCACCGGGATCCTTGCCAGAGAACTCGGCACGCTCGGGGTGCGGTGCATCCCTTCGGTCCACCGGAGCGTCCTGGAACGCCGGGAGGTGTCGGTCGAGGCCGAGGTGCGGGGTGAGCGGCGGACGGTTCATGTGAAGGTCGGATATCTGGGGGGGACGGTCTCCTCGGTGAAGGCCGAGTCCGACGAGGTGCGGGCCTGGGCCTCTTCTCTGGATGTCCCGGTCAGGACGGTCGCCCGCCTCGTTGAGGCGGCGGCCTGGAAGAGGCTTGCAGGGGCCGATGAATGA
- a CDS encoding CDC48 family AAA ATPase — protein MPEMYLKVDRAYPEDQGGGKARLDPDTMLQLRLSPGDLVEVVGKRRTIAKVWRAMVSDWQQGKMRIDKFTRENAEVAVGDKVLVRKVETEIEVERVVLAPPEDLPRQVPINYQSVVNHLIDFPIARNDSVPIQAGLPFMQPQIVAFKAVVVEPEDAIIITKNTKVEFSEKPAAGFEGTKRLSYEDIGGLKDELQRVRETIELPMRHPELFRKLGIDPPKGVLLYGPPGTGKTLIAKAVASESGAHFISIAGPEVISKYYGESEQRLREVFDDARQNAPSIVFIDELDSIAPKREEVTGEVERRVVAQLLTMMDGLEERGQVVVIGATNRLDAIDAALRRPGRFDREIEIAVPNERDRTEVLKIHTRGMPLAEDVNIEDLARQTHGFVGADLAALAREGAIRALRRYMPMIDLEEDEIPQEVLDKMEVQAGDFRESLRDVSPSAMREVLLEVSHVSWDDVGGLESEKEEVREAVEYPLTDRVRFEDLGIEPPRGVLLYGPPGTGKTLIAKAVTSESGANFIPVRGPQLLSKWVGESERAVREIFKKARQVAPAIIFFDELDALAPARGGGAESHVVESVLNQILTEMDGLTERGDVVVMGATNRPDIVDPALLRPGRFDRLLYIGAPDRKGRAKILGIHTRHMPLDGSVMNEAVAMTEGLDSSAIEEGIAAMPQEGSPAIANFRDAFSGVSKGAGEPLSIGARRRLITDLLVARGTPLADPVRDEIVWAIAKMTEGYVGSDLEALCREAGMLAMREKNPVVTREHLEKAAKKVHPTMNERIKDYYGRVREHFKGGLPEQVQPPEYQ, from the coding sequence ATGCCTGAAATGTATCTGAAAGTCGACAGGGCATATCCGGAAGACCAGGGCGGAGGGAAGGCGCGCCTGGATCCCGACACCATGCTCCAACTGCGACTCTCACCCGGCGACCTCGTCGAGGTCGTCGGGAAACGCCGGACCATTGCCAAGGTCTGGCGGGCGATGGTCTCCGACTGGCAGCAGGGAAAGATGCGGATCGACAAGTTCACCCGGGAGAACGCGGAGGTCGCGGTCGGGGACAAAGTCCTCGTGCGAAAGGTCGAGACAGAGATCGAGGTAGAACGAGTCGTCCTCGCACCGCCTGAAGACCTGCCCCGCCAGGTCCCGATCAACTACCAGAGTGTCGTCAACCACCTCATCGACTTCCCGATCGCCAGGAACGACTCGGTCCCGATCCAGGCCGGGCTCCCGTTCATGCAGCCTCAGATCGTGGCTTTCAAGGCGGTCGTCGTTGAGCCTGAAGATGCCATCATCATCACCAAGAATACCAAGGTCGAATTTTCCGAAAAACCGGCGGCCGGATTCGAAGGCACCAAAAGACTATCATACGAGGATATCGGCGGCCTCAAAGACGAACTGCAGCGGGTGCGGGAGACGATCGAACTTCCGATGCGCCATCCCGAACTCTTCCGAAAACTCGGGATCGATCCGCCCAAGGGCGTGCTCCTGTATGGTCCGCCGGGTACCGGCAAGACGCTCATCGCCAAGGCGGTCGCCTCGGAGAGCGGGGCGCACTTCATCTCCATCGCAGGCCCCGAGGTGATCTCCAAATATTACGGCGAGTCGGAACAGCGGCTGCGCGAGGTCTTTGACGATGCCCGACAGAACGCACCGTCGATCGTCTTCATCGACGAACTCGACTCCATCGCTCCAAAGCGTGAGGAGGTCACCGGCGAGGTCGAGCGGCGGGTGGTCGCTCAACTTCTCACCATGATGGACGGACTTGAGGAGCGGGGGCAGGTCGTCGTGATCGGGGCGACGAACCGCCTCGACGCCATCGATGCAGCACTCCGGCGGCCGGGACGTTTCGACCGGGAGATCGAGATCGCGGTCCCGAACGAACGGGACCGGACCGAGGTTCTCAAGATCCACACCAGGGGGATGCCTCTTGCCGAGGATGTCAACATCGAGGATCTGGCCAGACAGACCCACGGTTTTGTCGGCGCCGACCTCGCCGCGCTTGCACGCGAGGGGGCGATCCGGGCGCTCCGTCGTTACATGCCCATGATCGACCTCGAAGAAGACGAGATCCCACAAGAAGTCCTGGATAAGATGGAGGTGCAGGCCGGCGACTTCCGTGAGTCGCTCCGCGACGTCTCGCCCAGTGCCATGCGTGAGGTGCTGCTCGAGGTCTCCCATGTGTCCTGGGACGATGTCGGAGGACTGGAGTCTGAGAAGGAGGAGGTCCGAGAGGCCGTCGAGTACCCGCTCACCGACCGGGTACGGTTTGAAGACCTGGGGATCGAACCGCCGCGGGGCGTGCTCCTGTACGGACCGCCCGGTACCGGCAAGACCCTTATCGCCAAAGCGGTCACCTCGGAGAGCGGGGCGAACTTCATCCCGGTCAGGGGCCCGCAACTCCTCTCCAAATGGGTCGGTGAGTCTGAACGGGCGGTGCGCGAGATCTTCAAGAAGGCCAGGCAGGTGGCCCCGGCCATCATCTTCTTCGACGAACTCGACGCCCTCGCCCCGGCCAGGGGAGGGGGGGCGGAGAGTCATGTGGTCGAGAGTGTGCTCAACCAGATCCTGACCGAGATGGACGGACTCACGGAGAGAGGCGACGTGGTGGTGATGGGGGCGACGAATCGACCCGACATCGTCGACCCTGCGCTGCTCAGGCCGGGCCGTTTTGACCGTCTCCTCTATATCGGGGCCCCGGACCGGAAGGGCCGGGCAAAGATCCTCGGGATCCACACGCGTCACATGCCACTCGATGGTTCGGTGATGAACGAGGCCGTAGCAATGACCGAGGGGCTCGACTCCTCGGCAATCGAGGAGGGGATCGCCGCCATGCCGCAGGAAGGGTCACCTGCCATCGCAAACTTCAGGGACGCCTTCTCGGGAGTCTCGAAGGGAGCAGGCGAGCCCCTGTCGATCGGGGCGCGTCGGAGGCTCATCACCGACCTGCTCGTTGCACGCGGCACGCCGCTCGCCGATCCGGTGCGTGACGAGATCGTCTGGGCCATTGCCAAGATGACCGAGGGCTATGTCGGTTCCGACCTCGAGGCCCTCTGCCGCGAGGCCGGGATGCTCGCGATGCGGGAGAAGAACCCGGTCGTGACGAGAGAACATCTTGAAAAGGCGGCCAAAAAGGTACACCCGAC
- the radB gene encoding DNA repair and recombination protein RadB — MKLSKASTGSAPLDDLLGGGLERRTITQVYGEPGSGKSTLAVMAAVACLRAGEAVVYIDTEGFSTERFEQIAGGEVEALAERLYLYEPVDFVQEGMMINECEALLRAREVGLIVMDSATALYRSELGTKRDGLRTLSRHMVLLLGYAKRYEVPVLITNQVYQDIDTDVYFGLGGTALGHICKAILRIEKRKDGVRRVVLEKHRSRPADICFDYVITNEGIRKVER, encoded by the coding sequence ATGAAACTCTCAAAGGCGAGCACCGGTTCGGCCCCCCTCGACGATCTTCTCGGCGGTGGGCTGGAGCGACGTACGATCACCCAGGTCTACGGCGAACCCGGTTCTGGCAAGTCGACGCTTGCGGTGATGGCGGCGGTCGCCTGTCTGCGGGCGGGGGAGGCGGTGGTGTACATCGATACCGAGGGCTTCTCGACCGAGCGGTTCGAGCAGATCGCCGGCGGTGAGGTCGAGGCCCTGGCCGAGCGGTTGTATCTCTATGAACCGGTCGACTTCGTCCAGGAAGGGATGATGATCAATGAGTGCGAGGCCCTCCTGCGGGCGCGGGAGGTGGGGCTGATCGTGATGGACTCCGCCACCGCCCTGTACCGCTCTGAACTCGGAACCAAGAGGGATGGCCTCAGAACGCTTTCCAGGCATATGGTGCTCCTCCTTGGATATGCGAAGCGCTATGAGGTGCCGGTGCTGATCACCAACCAGGTCTACCAGGACATCGACACCGATGTCTACTTCGGGCTGGGCGGGACGGCTCTTGGTCATATCTGCAAGGCGATCCTGCGCATCGAGAAGCGGAAGGACGGTGTTCGGCGGGTGGTGCTCGAAAAACACCGGTCACGTCCTGCAGACATCTGTTTCGACTACGTGATTACCAATGAGGGGATCCGAAAGGTCGAGCGGTGA
- a CDS encoding uracil-xanthine permease family protein, translating to MDFTYGIDDKPEFGKLLLFGLQWLAVSVPAILIIGGVVAAFEPDGSAIAYLQKLFLLIALVLLVQVLWGHRLPLVVGPATVLLIGVIASMSQGVGVINSSLVIGGVVLAVLAATGLFKYLKPLFTPRVIVVILMLIAFTLAPVILNLITGEGAVPVVYNFVFALVLALVVFIANGLLKGVWKSTLAMWALLLGSLTYFGLFGTFIPPSAETAFLALPGELIAPLVAPEASVLIAFLICFLALAINELGSIQSVGSLLKAENMDTRVNRGMTVTGAGNALSGLAGVIGPVDFSLSPGVIAATGCASRFALVPAALALMAIGFSPLLIGYLGCIPSPVIGVVLTYVMTAQIAAGLMLGDENNAFKSFDDGVIIGMPLLVGTVVAFIPPALAAQFSAATRPLLANGFVAGVVLVLILEHLVYRKRPE from the coding sequence ATGGACTTCACATACGGAATAGATGATAAACCAGAGTTCGGGAAACTCCTCCTCTTCGGACTGCAATGGCTGGCCGTCAGTGTCCCGGCCATCCTCATCATAGGAGGAGTCGTAGCTGCGTTCGAACCTGACGGATCGGCCATCGCCTACCTGCAAAAACTCTTCCTTCTCATTGCCCTGGTGCTACTGGTCCAGGTACTCTGGGGACATCGGCTCCCCCTCGTCGTCGGACCGGCCACCGTCCTCCTCATCGGCGTCATCGCCAGCATGAGCCAGGGCGTCGGCGTCATCAACTCGTCCCTGGTGATCGGCGGCGTGGTCCTTGCCGTCCTGGCCGCCACCGGCCTCTTCAAGTACCTGAAACCACTCTTCACCCCCAGGGTGATCGTGGTCATCCTCATGCTCATCGCCTTCACCCTGGCACCGGTGATCCTCAACCTGATCACCGGAGAAGGTGCGGTCCCCGTCGTCTACAACTTCGTCTTCGCGCTGGTCCTTGCACTGGTGGTTTTCATTGCCAACGGCCTCCTGAAAGGCGTATGGAAATCGACCCTTGCAATGTGGGCGCTCCTCCTCGGTAGCCTCACCTACTTCGGACTTTTCGGCACGTTCATACCCCCATCTGCAGAGACGGCGTTTCTTGCTCTGCCAGGAGAACTCATCGCACCGCTTGTGGCACCTGAAGCCAGCGTCCTGATCGCCTTCCTGATCTGTTTCCTGGCACTTGCCATCAATGAACTGGGTTCCATCCAGTCGGTGGGCAGTCTCCTGAAGGCCGAGAACATGGACACGCGGGTGAACCGCGGGATGACTGTCACCGGAGCGGGCAATGCGCTCTCCGGTCTCGCAGGAGTGATTGGCCCGGTGGACTTTTCGCTCAGTCCGGGGGTGATCGCAGCCACCGGGTGTGCATCACGCTTTGCCCTCGTTCCGGCCGCACTCGCACTGATGGCAATCGGATTTTCGCCACTCCTCATCGGATACCTTGGCTGTATCCCCTCGCCGGTCATCGGGGTGGTCCTGACCTATGTCATGACCGCTCAGATTGCAGCTGGACTTATGCTCGGAGATGAGAACAACGCATTCAAGTCCTTTGACGACGGCGTGATCATCGGGATGCCGCTCCTGGTGGGCACCGTTGTGGCCTTCATACCGCCGGCACTGGCTGCTCAATTCTCCGCCGCCACCCGCCCCCTGCTTGCAAACGGGTTTGTCGCGGGGGTGGTCCTGGTGTTGATCCTCGAACATCTCGTCTACCGGAAAAGACCCGAGTAA
- a CDS encoding condensation protein: protein MSLHPAPAFDLFNVYFERLYDPTMHLILAFDGEVDEAILKEATLRLLAANPYLRSRFAEEGDGMPCWEEIAEEEWERAFVFLPPGEPIIPPASLDVRRGPQVRVSLTRQEDDDQVVVTSHHGFCDAKGLIDLARHLFEVYREIKEDPDFRPAPLGWYDRGTEQILARFTAEEIRQARDEEESFVDRWRFPAERRGRGTPTIAYRTLPAERLRRAKEFGRRHGATVNDIMIGAFFLALQKIRDNPSDLDAPRSILTSADLRRHLDHPDACPPMNLSIAYEVTFTAGEGAGLEDVIGQVTAVTKQRKADGLGIGCILFYDEIYAGGMPGVRVFFDEMIRKYEETGLKNPVFSNIGILDAEEFLPVDGKDGAPLDLRDIRFLPCVCWPYGFLISLSTFRESMTIVTGYEMGPYSEETVERFLDAVVEYLP from the coding sequence ATGTCCCTCCACCCGGCACCCGCCTTCGACCTCTTCAACGTCTACTTCGAGCGCCTCTACGATCCCACGATGCATCTCATCCTCGCCTTCGACGGCGAGGTCGACGAAGCGATCCTCAAAGAGGCCACCCTCCGTCTCCTCGCCGCCAACCCCTATCTCAGGTCGAGGTTTGCCGAGGAAGGGGACGGCATGCCCTGCTGGGAGGAGATTGCAGAGGAGGAGTGGGAGCGGGCCTTCGTGTTCCTCCCACCCGGAGAGCCCATCATACCACCGGCCTCCCTCGACGTCCGCAGGGGGCCCCAGGTGCGGGTGAGCCTCACACGACAGGAAGACGACGACCAGGTCGTCGTCACCTCTCACCACGGCTTCTGCGACGCGAAGGGTCTCATCGACCTCGCACGCCACCTCTTCGAGGTCTACCGGGAGATCAAAGAAGATCCCGACTTCAGGCCTGCACCCCTCGGGTGGTACGACCGGGGGACGGAGCAGATCCTCGCCCGGTTCACCGCAGAGGAGATCAGGCAGGCCCGCGACGAGGAGGAGTCCTTCGTCGACCGGTGGCGCTTCCCGGCCGAGAGGCGGGGGCGAGGGACGCCCACGATCGCGTACCGGACGCTCCCCGCCGAGCGACTCAGGCGGGCAAAAGAGTTTGGCAGACGGCATGGCGCCACGGTGAACGACATCATGATCGGCGCCTTCTTCCTCGCCCTCCAGAAGATACGAGACAACCCCTCAGACCTCGACGCCCCCCGTTCCATCCTCACCTCGGCAGACCTCCGCCGCCACCTCGACCACCCGGACGCGTGCCCGCCCATGAACCTCTCAATCGCCTACGAGGTCACCTTCACCGCCGGAGAAGGTGCCGGCCTTGAGGACGTCATCGGGCAGGTCACCGCGGTGACGAAACAGCGCAAGGCCGACGGCCTCGGCATCGGGTGCATCCTCTTCTACGACGAGATCTATGCAGGCGGCATGCCGGGGGTCAGGGTGTTCTTCGACGAGATGATCCGAAAGTACGAGGAGACCGGCCTCAAGAACCCGGTCTTCTCCAACATCGGCATCCTCGACGCCGAAGAGTTCCTGCCGGTGGACGGGAAGGACGGGGCACCCCTCGACCTCAGGGATATCAGATTCCTCCCCTGCGTCTGTTGGCCGTACGGGTTTCTCATCTCCCTCTCCACCTTCCGCGAGTCGATGACGATCGTCACGGGTTATGAGATGGGGCCGTACTCTGAGGAGACGGTCGAGCGGTTCCTCGACGCGGTGGTGGAGTACCTGCCCTGA
- a CDS encoding carboxypeptidase regulatory-like domain-containing protein has translation MTKYLIRPEITCEVCPHRSSHGELSIFISLAILLALIALPASCSALPSGEQATITITSPTDGAEVWIDVVPPHVAVIGEVSAPSGIQSVHVRSGVGEVSCGNGTKFACSVPVATGENTLTVIAVDTLGHRAEKSLNVTVRIGLPPPPAITVSGRVTDPGGTPIAGATVRFESEFSLDNDPISVTTMTDDDGHYLIEDAIGYQQNLTVSKEGYLPLQREIIFENLTNTLDLELEPRSRTTPGFDLRVGIPALLGALLVYLVRRR, from the coding sequence ATGACGAAATATTTGATCAGACCCGAAATTACCTGCGAGGTTTGTCCTCACCGATCTTCTCACGGAGAACTCTCAATATTCATCTCTCTCGCCATCCTCCTCGCGCTGATCGCGCTCCCCGCATCATGCTCGGCCCTTCCTTCAGGAGAACAGGCAACCATCACCATAACCTCCCCCACTGACGGGGCTGAGGTCTGGATCGACGTCGTCCCGCCTCACGTCGCCGTCATCGGGGAGGTCAGCGCCCCTTCGGGCATACAGTCCGTGCATGTCCGGAGTGGCGTGGGAGAGGTCTCGTGCGGGAACGGGACGAAGTTCGCATGCTCGGTGCCGGTCGCAACCGGCGAGAACACCCTCACCGTCATCGCCGTCGACACGCTCGGACACCGGGCAGAAAAAAGTTTGAACGTGACCGTCCGTATCGGTCTGCCCCCGCCTCCGGCGATCACCGTCTCGGGCAGGGTGACCGATCCCGGCGGCACCCCGATCGCCGGTGCGACGGTGAGATTTGAGTCGGAATTTTCGCTCGATAATGATCCGATCTCGGTGACGACCATGACAGACGATGACGGGCACTATTTGATCGAAGACGCGATCGGGTACCAGCAGAATCTCACCGTCAGCAAGGAGGGCTATCTCCCCCTCCAGCGCGAAATCATCTTTGAAAACCTTACAAACACACTCGACCTCGAACTGGAACCCCGAAGTCGAACAACGCCCGGATTTGATCTCCGGGTCGGCATCCCCGCACTCCTCGGGGCATTGTTGGTCTATCTGGTCAGGAGAAGGTGA